The genomic DNA GTTCCTCGTCATGCTGACTGTTGATACCGTGATCGATTCTGGTCACTTGCAGGAGATCGAGAGAGTTGACCACGTATGCGGAGCTACCCTCTTCACCAGCATGGGCGGTCAGTTTGAGATCGGGATTGATTTTCGTTGCCGCTTCATAGCACTCGATGAAGAGCTCCGGTGGGAATGGTTTTTCGGCAGAATCGAGCCCCAGACCGCTGATTGTACCATCTTTGAGGAATGGTGTTGCCTCTTGAATGGTTTCAAGACATTTTTCCGGCTCCACGTGCCTCAACAAACACATGATGAGCTCTGTTGATATACCCAGCTCATTTTGCGCTCTTTCGCAGGCCTTGGAGAATCCGCGTGTGACAACTGCGATGGGAACGCCTCTGCTGGTGTGGGATTGAGGGTCGAAGAACACCTCCGCGTGGACGAGGCCCTGTTTAGCCACCTTGGTGAAATATGCCCATGCCAGATCAAAAAAGTCCTCTTCCTTAACGAGCACGTTCGTCCCGATATAGTAGTAATCTAAGAAGTCCTGCAAATCACGAAACTGAGAGTACTTGGCAGCGAGTTCCTCCACGCTCTGAGGAAACTCTGCCGGTAACTCAATCCCATTACGCTTCGCAAGCGGAAATAGCAGATCTGGCTCCAGAGTACCTTCCAAGTGCAAATGATGCTCACATTTGGGTAGCTCTTTCAGGAATTCAACAGATACAGCACTCATACTTCTCCTTGTTATACCTGAATCGAAATGAGGCTACTTCAACGCTGCAACACTATCGAGAAAGAGAGATGAGAGGGCATCGAGTTGATAAACTCTTATCAAGGTGAAAAACTCTTCGTTGGCTATGACGATGTTACCCGtcttctgtttctttttttttttttctcttcactCCTATCTGgtgagaaatcaaattttcgACATGTGCCGTCTGTGAGAATGAAGCCAGTGGAGGAATCCACAGAGGGAAATATGAGGCAGACGAGGTAATACAAAGATACGGTAGAAGTGAGTTATTTAGTAAAAGAAAGGGTATCCAAGAGTTATTTGGCCAAAAGCTGGATTATACCTGGAAGAACTGTGAAGTGCAAGGCGCAACTTTCACCTAGACACAGTTATCGATTGATTGTGGTGCCTTCGCTTTTGCGAGAACCGATTGTGGACGAAACAGCACAAGAGGAGAAGTGTTTGTTTATCTCGAGGAAACAAGCACCGAAAGCgacaagagaaaagaaaacagaTACACACACAAATTGCGTGTGTGAAGTGGGAAGTGGTATCGAGCATTGTTGTAGCCTTGTTGCAACAGAAGCTAGTTTTACGCGATCTACGCCTTTAAGTGACTTCTTTATTAAAGGGACTGTGAACGTGAATACGGCTCTTTGTGAAACGATACGGCATATAGTCTTTGCATGCAGTTTTCGACTGTGATACGAAATTAATGGCACAAGTAACGGAATCTCCAGCAATGGCAACTGCAAATACAGCATTAGCCGTCAATAATTTAACAAATACAAACACCGGATCTGGCATGAATATGAATAGACTGATCAATGGTAACCCAAGTAATAACAATACTGGCAATGGTACCGGGAATAACACAGCTGTTAGTAACTTACCAGTTATGTCTGGTATTAACGGTGCCGCAAATCCGATAAATGGTGGCAATAATGGTAATTTGAATACTAATACTTCAAACTCCACCAGTAGCACGTCACGTGACGACTCTACAATCGTGGGGCTTCATTATAAAATCGGTAAGAAAATTGGCGAAGGGTCCTTTGGTGTCTTATTTGAAGGTACTAATATGATCAATGGGCTACCTGTTGCGATTAAATTTGAACCAAGAAAAACTGAAGCTCCCCAATTGAAGGATGAATACAGGACATATAAAATTTTAGGTGGCACACCTGGTGTTCCACAAGCCTATTATTTTGGTCAAGAGGGCCTACACAACATTTTGGTCATTGATTTATTAGGCCCATCACTGGAAGATTTATTCGATTGGTGTGGTCGTAGATTTTCAGTTAAAACGGTTGTTCAAGTCGCCGTTCAAATGATCACGCTCATTGAAGATCTGCATACACATGACTTAATTTATCGCGATATTAAACCTgataattttttaattgGTAGACCAGGTGAAccagatgaaaataaagttCACTTGATCGATTTTGGTATGGCAAAACAATATCGTGATCCAAAGACGAAACAGCACATACCATATagagagaaaaaatctttaaGTGGTACAGCAAGATATATGTCGATTAATACCCATCTTGGGAGAGAACAATCAAGAAGAGATGATATGGAAGCGATGGGccatgtttttttttattttttaagaGGTCAGCTACCATGGCAAGGTTTGAAGGCTCCTAAtaataaacaaaaatatgagaaaattggtgaaaagaagagatcgACGAATGTTTATGATCTTTCCCAGGGCTTGCCAATTCAATTCGGTCGTTATTTGGAAATCGTTAGAAATTTATCCTTCGAAGAAACACCAGATTACGAGGGGTATCGTAGATTATTGTTATCTGTTTTGGACGATCTTGGCCAAACAGCAGATGGTGAATACGATTGGATGGAGTTAAATGGTGGTCGTGGTTGGGATTTAGCGATTAATAAAAAACCCAATTTACATGGTTATGGACATCCAAATCCTCCCAATGATAAATCAAGAAGACATAGAAACAAACTAGCTGCGGGCGGTGGGCATCATCAACTAAGTCAGCAACAACACCAAATGACCCAACAACAGCTAACGCAACAGCAAttgcaacagcaacagcaacagcaggCCCAcgcccaagcccaagcccaagcccagGCACAAGCTCATGCTCAAGCCCAAGCTCACGCTCAGCAACAGGATCATCTGCGCAACCAAACTTCAAATGGCATTCAACCGAACAAATTAGATCCTACCTCATATGAAGCATACCAGCAGCAAactcaacaaaaatatgCCCAGCAACATCAGAAAGGTCCGCAACAAGGGCTTAATCCATATCAAAACAATCGTGGACCAAACGGATTTCGTTCTACAAATTCCCCACAACAAGGCACGaataaatatcaatatcagGAGCAACCAAATGCTTCTCCTAATCAAAACAACGcccaaaatcaaaagaatacgGCTGCTGGGTCAATTGAAACACACAAAGGATTCTTCAGTAAACTAGGATGTTGTTAAGAGATAATGCTgttgagaaatcaaaattagaaaatgaaaatctAAGTTGCAATCTCTATAACATTATAACAATATCTATTGTACCTTTAGTTTCATCTTAGATTTATAAACAACAGTACGCCGGTCATTAACAATTACTTCTTTTGGCATACACATGCgtatatatttatatgtATTTACATAGATCGACCATtgcagaaaagaaaaatgcattATGTCATACTAAAGACAAAGATTCGGGATCACTATTCCCACGAACCAGGTAGAGAGAATCTAGATCTTTGATATCAGTGGAGACACGATTAGCAGACAATAAATACTTAATTGCGCCTGTTTGATCGTCTTTTCTGTATAGGTTGAGTTTCTGGTCAGagtcaattttgaaattattatTCTGATTTGGTACATTCAACTGCTTAGCGATGTAGTCCAAGGCTCTTCCCACGGGCCACACCTTATTGATGTATATTTGATGTTCATTTGAATCGTCATTATCACTATCAAGTACAAGACAATAGACGTAAATTCTATTATCCAAAGGGATACTACTATCACCCTTTGCGGTTCTTTTCAGGTTTATCAACTGTAtcattttatttgaagtctttgattttgtttttttcgtGACATCCTTTTTAGATTCACGTCTTTTAAAGAATTTGGCCAGCTTATCAAGTGCACTCTTGTTTGTAGTAGAGCTAATGATAGATGTATCGCCTATCCGTGGTTTTTGAGCatttttctgattctgGTCATCTCGAATCCGTATGTACCCTTTTTCCGGCAATAAGCTTTCGAAGTACTTGCCGCCATTATCCTTGGGGGGTTTGACAGGCACTTTCTTATTCTGCTCCTTTTCCATCAGCGATTTACAATGATGTGCCTCTTTGCTCCTGTGACTCGCACAGAAGTCCCCATTACAATAAGTGCAATGGAACGGTAGGAAATCGAGTTGCCTACAGAAAGCACAGTGTGTTCCTACATCGAGCATGcctgtttctttttcaacgGTAGTTGCCATCTTGAAATATACTTCTCACTAGTCTCAACAATCTTATAATTTTCCCAAAGTCTGGAAGTGTAGCTGTCGACAAGCCATATaaattttcagtttgaAACAGCTTCTATATTAAAACCTCAAAATATGAATTTGCCACACATACGCCCTTTCGTTTGATTTAAATACTCGCCGATGCAAGTTCTGTGTTCTTCTATTCCATTTGTAATTGCCACCTTTCCAAGAAATTCCGATAATATAATTAGCCTTCAATTGGATCATGTGACTAAGACACAAAAGTACTCAACTGTGGAATCCAGTGGATTGTATAACTCTTTTGCACTCTTTTGCTACTCTTATGGTACCATAGATAGCTCATGGTTATTTGGGGCCGCAACGGTTTACTGGCTTTTGAGGAGATCAATTTATCCCCTCTGACCCCATATCTTGATCGCAATCTCGACACTTTCTTAGTGAAAACATATGAGGTGTGTAGGCCCTGGTCGCCATTCAGCTATGTTGTGACTTGCGGCCGCTTAAGCTTATATAGCGTGCGTGAACCGCTGTTTGAGCTGTTTAATGTAGCACTGGCTTTCATACGACCGCCAGTCAAAAACCTTGAAAATGGAATTCGGCATTAATTTGCCCGGCTACCCATTCACAAGGTACAGTACAATGACGTATGGCCTGATTTGCTGGTTTGTGTTCTCCGCTCTGATTCGTAATTCTATATCAACAGCAGATTATGTCAAATCAATGATTTCGGGCTTGTAAGTGGAGCTGGCGTCATCATCTATCACATCCTCATCTACGATTATCACATGCAGATCCTTTGCCTTCGGTATTAGACTTTCCACAATCCgatcatcattatcatgGCACCATTTGCTATCGTTCGCCCTTCGTATTGCGGCTTTGGCTGCCAGCTCTCTGGGGGAAAGTTTTGGAACTGCCTCGTTGCTGCCACTTCCCAATCTTGTTCCACACAGCTTTGAAATTCTGACGCTGTTCACGGCTCTTCTGCCTCTTACACTCTGGCCCCCAAGACGTTTGCCTGATCCCAAAAATGTGTCAAACAGTCCTTGCTGCTCGATCACCCACTGCCTCCCTATCAAATCGTCTAGCTTTTTATAGAACTTGTTATCATGAGGACCAAACAGGTTATGCGTCAGCTCATGCAGCATTGTTCCAATGATCGATTCTCGAGGCAGAAATTGATACTCATCATGTGGGTTTCGCAACCTCAACATAATCTTCATTCCTCTATTAACGTTCATGCCCAACAATCGCTTATCTTTGGGATAAAATTCCACCAGTGAGTTCACCTTGAATTGGTGttctttcatcaaataagaTACCCTGTGGGCAATATCTCCCAGTATCTCCAATGCATCTCCCTTGTTAGGCAATCTTTGTAACACCGCCAACTCTTTCACATGCGGATTCTTAGCACCAGTACCACCACTGGTCATCTAGTCACCCTATTAGTCCACGACAATCAAGATGAGTCTCCTGCGGTTGTGATGAAGTCgatgaattcaaaataaaaagtgTTATAATTCTTTATTATTGACTCACTGTGAAAGTTACCCTGTGTGCGTAGGCGGCAGGTCTAATGTGATGCTGATCTGTCGATTTAAAGAATACTTTTTAAACGATCAACTCGACGAAGGCAACAGAGTTTCTGTTCCACTTGCACTGTTTCTCACGAGATAGTTTAACGTCTTAAGATCATCAGTAGCTGCtctctttgaataatcGTTAGAACAATTGGAtaatggcaaaaaaaaagagtaaGAACAGTGATGCTCACAATGGTACCAACGGCACTGCTGCAGTAAACGGGAACGGCGTATCCACTTCTGGTTTCCGCGCAGGGAAGAGTACTGAATCCATTAGCAATTTG from Zygotorulaspora mrakii chromosome 7, complete sequence includes the following:
- the WSS1 gene encoding metalloendopeptidase WSS1 (similar to Saccharomyces cerevisiae WSS1 (YHR134W); ancestral locus Anc_2.107); amino-acid sequence: MTSGGTGAKNPHVKELAVLQRLPNKGDALEILGDIAHRVSYLMKEHQFKVNSLVEFYPKDKRLLGMNVNRGMKIMLRLRNPHDEYQFLPRESIIGTMLHELTHNLFGPHDNKFYKKLDDLIGRQWVIEQQGLFDTFLGSGKRLGGQSVRGRRAVNSVRISKLCGTRLGSGSNEAVPKLSPRELAAKAAIRRANDSKWCHDNDDRIVESLIPKAKDLHVIIVDEDVIDDDASSTYKPEIIDLT
- the AAH1 gene encoding adenine deaminase (similar to Saccharomyces cerevisiae AAH1 (YNL141W); ancestral locus Anc_2.104), with protein sequence MSAVSVEFLKELPKCEHHLHLEGTLEPDLLFPLAKRNGIELPAEFPQSVEELAAKYSQFRDLQDFLDYYYIGTNVLVKEEDFFDLAWAYFTKVAKQGLVHAEVFFDPQSHTSRGVPIAVVTRGFSKACERAQNELGISTELIMCLLRHVEPEKCLETIQEATPFLKDGTISGLGLDSAEKPFPPELFIECYEAATKINPDLKLTAHAGEEGSSAYVVNSLDLLQVTRIDHGINSQHDEELMARLSRERIMLTMCPLSNVKLQVVSAVGELPFQRFLDADIPFSVNSDDPAYFGGYILENYIALSESFPHWDHQTWGKIVKNSIEGSWCDAKRKQQLLAQLEDTITRHAKN
- the YCK1 gene encoding serine/threonine protein kinase YCK1 (similar to Saccharomyces cerevisiae YCK1 (YHR135C) and YCK2 (YNL154C); ancestral locus Anc_2.105); the protein is MAQVTESPAMATANTALAVNNLTNTNTGSGMNMNRLINGNPSNNNTGNGTGNNTAVSNLPVMSGINGAANPINGGNNGNLNTNTSNSTSSTSRDDSTIVGLHYKIGKKIGEGSFGVLFEGTNMINGLPVAIKFEPRKTEAPQLKDEYRTYKILGGTPGVPQAYYFGQEGLHNILVIDLLGPSLEDLFDWCGRRFSVKTVVQVAVQMITLIEDLHTHDLIYRDIKPDNFLIGRPGEPDENKVHLIDFGMAKQYRDPKTKQHIPYREKKSLSGTARYMSINTHLGREQSRRDDMEAMGHVFFYFLRGQLPWQGLKAPNNKQKYEKIGEKKRSTNVYDLSQGLPIQFGRYLEIVRNLSFEETPDYEGYRRLLLSVLDDLGQTADGEYDWMELNGGRGWDLAINKKPNLHGYGHPNPPNDKSRRHRNKLAAGGGHHQLSQQQHQMTQQQLTQQQLQQQQQQQAHAQAQAQAQAQAHAQAQAHAQQQDHLRNQTSNGIQPNKLDPTSYEAYQQQTQQKYAQQHQKGPQQGLNPYQNNRGPNGFRSTNSPQQGTNKYQYQEQPNASPNQNNAQNQKNTAAGSIETHKGFFSKLGCC
- the CUZ1 gene encoding Cuz1p (similar to Saccharomyces cerevisiae YNL155W; ancestral locus Anc_2.106); this encodes MATTVEKETGMLDVGTHCAFCRQLDFLPFHCTYCNGDFCASHRSKEAHHCKSLMEKEQNKKVPVKPPKDNGGKYFESLLPEKGYIRIRDDQNQKNAQKPRIGDTSIISSTTNKSALDKLAKFFKRRESKKDVTKKTKSKTSNKMIQLINLKRTAKGDSSIPLDNRIYVYCLVLDSDNDDSNEHQIYINKVWPVGRALDYIAKQLNVPNQNNNFKIDSDQKLNLYRKDDQTGAIKYLLSANRVSTDIKDLDSLYLVRGNSDPESLSLV